The proteins below come from a single Halobacillus salinarum genomic window:
- a CDS encoding potassium channel family protein, whose protein sequence is MIPYLLLIFSLLVITFSLRQIFISLEMEQKIFSFHLFLSVILLYTIITVGFGIVYSMLATAGLEIFHDPAETKPLLWWEELSRSMYFSGVTLFTVGYGDLLPLGFGRWIALFEAMIGYALPAALVMKVWSANKQNS, encoded by the coding sequence ATGATTCCATATCTTCTTTTGATTTTTTCACTATTGGTCATTACATTCAGCCTGCGGCAGATTTTTATTTCTTTGGAAATGGAACAGAAGATCTTTTCTTTTCACTTGTTTTTGTCGGTCATTCTTCTCTACACCATTATTACAGTGGGATTCGGAATCGTGTATAGTATGCTTGCCACAGCTGGTCTCGAAATCTTTCATGATCCTGCAGAAACCAAACCGCTCCTATGGTGGGAAGAATTATCGAGGAGCATGTATTTCAGCGGGGTGACCTTATTTACGGTAGGCTACGGAGATTTGCTTCCGCTTGGCTTCGGGAGATGGATCGCGTTGTTCGAGGCGATGATAGGATATGCCCTGCCTGCTGCTCTAGTGATGAAAGTATGGAGTGCCAATAAGCAAAATAGCTAA
- a CDS encoding YjcZ family sporulation protein — protein sequence MTYDVVNRGRGGNEMSYGYGRGFALIVVLFILLIIVGAAYVW from the coding sequence TTGACATATGATGTTGTAAATCGAGGAAGGGGGGGAAATGAAATGAGTTACGGATATGGTAGAGGCTTTGCTCTAATCGTTGTTCTTTTCATCCTTCTAATTATCGTTGGTGCTGCGTACGTTTGGTAA
- a CDS encoding glutamate-1-semialdehyde 2,1-aminomutase, translated as MNHTQSEHLYTEAQRHIVGGVNSPSRAYKGVGGGTPVYMEKGKGSRFFDVDGNEYIDYLGAYGPIITGHAHPHITEAITTAAHNGVLYGTPTKLENTFAKMLKDAIPSLDKVRFVNSGTEAVMTTIRVARAYTGRNKIIKFAGCYHGHSDLVLVAAGSGPSTLGTPDSAGVPASIAQDVITVPFNDIESFKKALDRYSDEIAGVLVEPIVGNFGIVEPAPGFLEAVNEQAHSAGALVIYDEVITAFRFTYGSAQQLVDVEPDMTAMGKIIGGGLPIGAYGGRADIMEQVAPLGPAYQAGTMAGNPASMSAGIACLEVLQQEGVYEELDRLGSMLEEGILHHAERYQLPVKINRLKGALTVYFTTSEITNYEQAEQTDGEQFARFFKLMLAKGINLAPSKYEAWFLTTAHTDKDIQQTLKAVEETFAEMAQL; from the coding sequence ATGAATCACACACAATCCGAACACTTATATACAGAAGCCCAGCGCCATATTGTCGGCGGTGTGAATTCTCCATCACGTGCCTATAAAGGAGTTGGCGGTGGAACCCCTGTCTATATGGAAAAAGGAAAAGGTTCACGTTTTTTTGATGTGGATGGCAATGAATACATTGATTACTTAGGGGCTTATGGGCCAATTATTACTGGACATGCCCACCCTCATATTACGGAGGCCATTACAACGGCCGCACATAACGGCGTGCTTTACGGAACGCCGACCAAGCTCGAAAATACCTTTGCCAAGATGTTGAAAGACGCCATTCCTTCCCTTGATAAAGTACGCTTCGTCAACTCAGGGACTGAAGCGGTAATGACGACGATTCGAGTAGCCAGGGCTTATACGGGACGGAATAAAATCATTAAATTTGCCGGCTGCTACCACGGCCACTCTGACCTCGTACTCGTCGCTGCCGGTTCCGGCCCATCTACCTTAGGGACACCAGATTCTGCCGGAGTACCTGCATCCATTGCACAAGATGTAATTACGGTGCCTTTTAACGATATCGAATCTTTTAAAAAAGCACTCGATCGTTACAGCGACGAAATCGCTGGAGTCCTCGTTGAGCCGATTGTAGGAAATTTCGGGATCGTGGAACCCGCCCCTGGTTTTCTGGAAGCTGTTAATGAACAGGCACATAGTGCCGGAGCTTTAGTGATTTACGACGAAGTGATTACAGCTTTTCGGTTTACCTATGGCAGTGCCCAGCAGCTCGTTGATGTGGAGCCGGATATGACAGCGATGGGTAAAATCATTGGCGGGGGGCTGCCTATCGGGGCCTACGGGGGCCGCGCAGATATCATGGAGCAAGTCGCTCCACTCGGCCCCGCTTATCAAGCCGGCACCATGGCTGGGAACCCCGCTTCGATGTCAGCAGGGATCGCTTGTTTAGAAGTGCTTCAGCAAGAGGGAGTATATGAAGAACTGGACAGGCTTGGCAGCATGCTTGAAGAAGGTATTCTTCACCATGCTGAAAGGTATCAACTGCCAGTAAAAATCAACCGCCTAAAAGGAGCACTGACCGTTTACTTTACAACCAGTGAAATCACTAATTACGAACAAGCAGAACAAACAGACGGAGAACAATTTGCCCGCTTCTTCAAATTAATGCTTGCAAAAGGTATTAATCTTGCGCCTTCTAAATATGAAGCTTGGTTCCTGACCACAGCCCATACTGATAAGGACATTCAACAAACACTCAAAGCAGTGGAAGAAACATTTGCGGAAATGGCTCAACTCTAA